In the Terriglobus sp. RCC_193 genome, CGTACCGAGCATTCGTTGACGAATCCATCGAACTCTTCGACACCGTCAGCGTCTCCGCAGGCACGCGCGGCCTGCAACTCCTTCTCGCACCCGCCGACTACCTTCGCGCCGCAGAAGCAGAAGTCGCCGACCTGACCAAAGACGGAGTCACCGTCGAGTGACCCTCTGCCACAAATCCGGGTGCCCCATGTGCGCGAAGCTTACATGGGTATCGCGCGACAGCGCGACCTGCTCCTGCAACATGAAAGTGGAAGCATGATCTACCTTCGCACCGTCTGGCTCCACCTCAAGAAAGACCTGCGACTCGAGTGGCGCAGCCGCGAAGCCGTCGCGGGTATGCTCTTCTTCACGCTGCTCATTGCCGTAGCCTTCGCCATGGCCTTTGACCCAACTGGCTATCCCGCCATGGCACGACAGATGAGCGGCGGCCTCCTGTGGGTAGGCCTGCTCTTCGCCGCAACCACCTCGCTGAACATCTCCTGGGAGCGCGAACGCCGCAATCAGGTGATGGATGCGCACCGCATGAGCGCCGCACCGCCGTCTGCACTCTTCCTTGGCAAGGCGCTGGCAAACTTCCTCTTCGTTGCTTTCATTGAAGCCGTTCTCGCGCCGGTCTTCATCGTCTTTTACAACCTGCATCCGCTGGGCGAACTCAGGTGGTTCTGGCTGATCCTGCCACTGGGCACATGGGCCATCGTGTCCAACGGCACGTTCTTTGCCGCGCTGGGCCTGCGCAGCCGCAACCGTGCTCTGATGTTGCCGGCCATCCTCTTTCCCATCTCCATCCCGGCACTGCTCGGCGTCACGCAGGCAACCACCGCGGTGATCACCGGCGATTTCGAACCCGGCATGTGGGTTCGCCTCATCTTCGGGTTCGACGTCATCTTCACCACCGCCTGCCTCCTCCTCTTCGAAACGGTTCTCCACGCCGAATAAAGAGCGAACGCTGCGGAATCGCCGCGACACTGCGTTCGCTCCGGCTCCTTCGCGATAGACTGTAAGACGATCATGAAGCGCCTTTTCTGGATGTTGTGCGGTCTGAGCGTGGCCCTGCTTGCGTGGGGTTTCTACGAAGCGGTATTCGTTGCCCCCGTGGAAGCCACGATGGGATCGATTTACCGTATTTTTTACTGGCACGTCCCTATCAATATCTCCGCCGAGATATTCCCATACGTAAATATGGTCGCGTCCATCGGTTATCTGTTGGCACGTCGTAAGAACCATCCCCTCGCTCTGAAGTTGGATGCGCTTGCCATCGCGACGGCAGAAATCACAGTGCTTTACGTCGGTCTCGGACTTGCGACCGGCATGTTGTGGGGACGCCCGGTATGGGGCATCTGGTGGGCATGGGATGCCCGCCTCACGAGCGCGCTCATGCTGTTCCTGCTCTACGTCAGCTATCTCCTCGTTCGCAGCTTTTCGTCCGGCGGCCAGGGGCCCGTCATTGCCGCGGTCCTCAGCGTATTCGCTGGCATCGACGTCCCCATCGTCTTCATGAGCATCCGCTGGTGGCGGACCCAGCACCCAGCACCTGTGCTCACAGGCGAAGGTTCTCTGGATCCCAGCATGTGGCCTGCTTTTCTCTGGAACATGGTGGCGTGGTTCTTCTGGGGATGCACCCTCATCTGGGCGCGTTATGCCATCGTCCGTCGCGAACAGCAAATCGCCGAACGCGCAGCCATGGAAGCACTGGAGGCATAAGCATGGAACCCACTGTCAACAGCATCCACTTCCTCTGGGCCGCGTATCTTCTTGTCGCCTTCTGCAACATTGCGGTTGTCATCTGGCTTGCGGCACGCTGGTCAGCCGTGAACCGGAAGCAATCGTAACGTGAAGGTAAGCCGCTCCATCGCTCTTGCTTCCCTGCCGCTGCTGTTACTTGCAGCCGGTTGCCGCCGCATGCGTTTCCCGCAGCTCGCGGACAACTATCGCGAATACGCTTACGTCGCCAACAACGCTGCTGGCACCGTCACCGTTCTCGATCTGGTGAACTTTCGTGCCGACCGAACATTGCAGGTAGGCGCGTCGCCCAGCGCCATTGCCGTGAACCCGGCGCGCAACGAAGTCTACGTCACCAACTCCGGCAGCAGCACCGTCACCGCCATCAACGCGGACAACAACTCCATCGCCGCCACCATCGGCGTGCAGCGCGGCCCTACCGGCATCGAAGTTGATCCAACCGGCAAGCGCGCCTATGTCACCAATGCGGACTCCAACTCCGTCAGTGTCATCGACCTCACGACCCATCGCAGTATTGCAACAGTGGCCGCGGGCATTCAGCCCGCCACCGTGCGTGTCTCACCTGACAATCGTTCGCTGCTTGTAGCCAATCGTGGAGCGGGTTCTGTCTCCGTCTATGCCATCGGCGAAGACAATCCCTTGCAGCTTCGTTCCACCTACGGCAAATGCATCGGCGCATCCGACATCGCCATCCTCGGCGACTCCTCCAAGGCATTCATCACCTGCCCCGGCAACGATGAAGTCCTGGCCGTAAGCCTTTCCTCCGCACCGGGTTCGTGGGAAGCCAGGCAGGATCCCGCATCCATGCAGGACCATCTGCTGGCGCGGCTGCGTGTTGGCAAACAGCCCGGACACATTGCCCTGAAGCCTGATAGCGGTGAGATCTTCGTCAGCAACTACGGCTCGGACAGCATCAGTGAAATCTCAACGTATACGAACGAAGTAGGCGCCACCTACCTCATCGGCACACAACCAACACACGGCATGGTCGGTGCGGACAACAGTTCGTTATGGGTTGCTGCCAACGGATCAGACTCCGTCAGCCTCTATTCCATCGACGATGGCCGCATGTCTAACAGCATCCACACCGGCCCCGGCCCGGATGCTATGGCCATGTCGCCGGGACAGCCTGTATTGCTCGTAGCCGACTCGCGCGGTGCAGACGTCGCCGTGATTCGCACACGAGCCTCGCGCGGTCCTGAGCTGTTCACCATGTTGCCCGCCGGACCACATCCTGTTGCCATCGCCATCAAGGCCTACAAAGCGCACTAGGCAACGCGTTCGCGCACGATCTGCTCAATGCGCTTGCGCACTTCTTCTGGCGACAGCGCCCCGGGATCGAAATAAAGGTTCAGTGCAAGGCCATCCAGCACAGCACCAAATGCTGCAATCACAGCGCGTCGCCTTTGTGAATTCGGTTCAAACAGTTCCGGCACCAGCTGCAGCTTCGAGTCCATGCCCTTCACACAAAGCGCTTCATGCAGTTCTGCCAGCCGCTGCTGTTTATGCGGATGCCGAATCGCATACATTTTGAATTCCAGGTACAGCATCACGCGTTTGCGATCACACAACATCGCTTCCATGTGATCCACAAGGGCAGCCACACGTTCTTCTCGTGATGACTCAGGTGTAAGACGCGTCCGGTAGAATTCTCCATCCGCTTCAACGTTCTCTTCGATCAAAGCAAAAAAAAGATCTTCTTTATCTGCAAAGTGGTCATAAAGAGCACCGCGTGTCTTACCTGCCTCCTGCGCGATATCCTGCAAACGAGCCACTTCAAACCCATCGCGCGCAAAGACGCGCCGGGCCGCAACCATCAAATCTTTCCGTGTCCGTACGGCTCGTTCTTGCGTACGATGTTCGGGAGTAACTTTTCTCGCAGGCAACTTATTGAATCCCCGCTATTGGACGCATCATCGTATGTGAAAGATACATGCGCGTATGTTTTCTGTGAGAACGTCCAGGCGCAGGATCTTTCGCCAAGGAGCATTCATGACCATGCCGGCCGTCCGCCGCGTGAACCAACGCACTCCCCTCGCACAGACCGTTTCCCGTGCGGCTTTTCTCTTTGCCGGAGCAGGCATCGTTCTGCTGGCAACAGGCTGTGAAAGCAAACACGCCCCACAGCAACCGATGGGCGCACTGCCTGTGTCGGTGGTTACGGTACAGCCGTCCGACGTTGCTTTAAACAACCAGTGGGTCGGCACACTGGATGGTTTTGTGAACGCGCAGATCCAGCCACAGGTGACGGGTTACCTCATCCGTCAGAACTACCGCGAAGGTTCTGTCGTCAGCAAGGGCCAGGTCCTGTTTGAGATTGACCCACGCACATTTCAGGCAGCAGTTGATCAGGCCAAAGGCCAGGTCGCACAGGCAGAAGCTGCACTCGGCCAGGCAAAGTCTGCGTTGAAGCTCGCAGAGATCAACGTCACGCGCGACACGCCACTCGCGGAACAGAAGGCGATTGCACAGAGCCAGCTGGACCAGGAAGTCCAGACAATGGCGCAGGCCGATGCCAATGTAAAGGCGGCACAGGCGCAGATCGCAACGGCACACGCCACGGAAGAGACAGCGCAGATTAACCTCGGCTTCACAAAGGTGCGTTCGCTCATCTCCGGTGTTGCTGGTCAGGCCGTCACGCAGATCGGCAATCTCGTCTCACCGCAAACCGCACTCACTTCCGTCTCGCAGCTTGATCCCATCAAGGTGTATTTCTCGCTCAGCGATAGCGAATACCTCGCGCTCATCGGTCGCACTGGTTCCAATGATTCCGATCTGCTCAAGAGCGCGGCCAATGTTCCGCTGACACTGACACTTGCCAACGGCGACACGTATGCGCACAAGGGCAAGATCGCCTTCATTGATCGTCAGATGAATCAGCAGACAGGCGCCATCCGCATCGCTGCCGTCTTCCCGAATCCCAACAATGTCCTGCGCCCCGGCCAGTTCGGTCGCGTCTCTGCGACCACACAGCTCCGCAACAATACCATCACCGTGCCGCAAACGGCAGTGACGGATGTGCAGGGCATGAAGCAGGTGTTCATCGTGGACACGGGCAACAAGGCACACGCCGTAACGGTGCAGCTTGGTTCCGAGTCTGGAACCAACTGGATCGTGAACTCCGGCCTGGCCCCGGGAAGCCGCGTCATCGTGGACAATCTGCAGAAGCTGAGCGAAGGTGCGCCCGTCGCGCCGCACGCCCTGGCTCCTGCGAGCGCAACACCCGCGGAAGCGAGGTAAGTTCGTGTCAAAATTCTTCATTCGGCGACCCATTGTCGCCATTGTGATCGCCATTGTTACGGTCATTGTTGGTGTGGTTTCCATGCTGACATTGCCCACGTCGCAATACCCTGACATCGTTCCGCCTGAAATTCTGGTGCAGGCCACCTATCCAGGCGCCGATGCGAAAACCCTGTCACAGGCCGTTGCCACACCGCTCGAGCAGCAGATGAACGGCGTGGACAACATGCTGTACATGTATTCGGTCAACGCAAACAACGGCCAGACGCAGGTCTTCGTAGACTTCGACGTCAAGACGAATGCAGACACAGATCAGATCCTGTCGCAGCTTCGCGTCTCACAGGCACAGGCACAGCTTCCCGCACAGGTAAACACGGCGGGCCTCACGGTGCAGAAGGCGCTTACGTCGCCCCTGATGCTCGTCGGCATTAACTCAAACGACAAGAAGTACGATCAGGAGTTCCTCACCAACTACGCCATCATCAACGTGCAGGACGAAATTGCGCGTGTGCCCGGCGTAAGCCGCGTACAGGTCTTTGGTGGCCAGTACGCCATGCGTATCTGGGTCGATCCCAGCAAACTTGCAAACCTTGGCGTCACCGCGACAGATGTCATCACTGCCCTGGGAACTCAGAACACCGTAAACCCGGCGGGGCAGATTGGTGGAGAACCTGTTCCTAACGGACAGCAGTTCACCTACACCGTACGGACCCAGGGCCGCTTGGTGGATGAAAAGGAATTCGAAAATATCGTGGTGCGTGCCAATCCTGACGGATCGGTGCTGCATCTGCGAGACGTCGCGCGCGTTGAGCTCGGACAGCAGCTCTACAGCCTTTCCGCACGCTACAACGGCGCCCCCGCCGGTATGATGGGTATCTACCAGCTCCCCGGTTCGAACGCGGTACAGGTGGCAGAGCAGGTGCGCAAGCGCCTGGACGAACTGCAGAAGACCTTCCCCCCAGGCATTAAGTACGATGTACCCCTGGATACCACCAAGGCCGTCAGCGCAGGTATTCACGAAATCGTTCTTACGCTTG is a window encoding:
- a CDS encoding heme exporter protein CcmB, whose protein sequence is MIYLRTVWLHLKKDLRLEWRSREAVAGMLFFTLLIAVAFAMAFDPTGYPAMARQMSGGLLWVGLLFAATTSLNISWERERRNQVMDAHRMSAAPPSALFLGKALANFLFVAFIEAVLAPVFIVFYNLHPLGELRWFWLILPLGTWAIVSNGTFFAALGLRSRNRALMLPAILFPISIPALLGVTQATTAVITGDFEPGMWVRLIFGFDVIFTTACLLLFETVLHAE
- the ccsA gene encoding cytochrome c biogenesis protein CcsA, with product MKRLFWMLCGLSVALLAWGFYEAVFVAPVEATMGSIYRIFYWHVPINISAEIFPYVNMVASIGYLLARRKNHPLALKLDALAIATAEITVLYVGLGLATGMLWGRPVWGIWWAWDARLTSALMLFLLYVSYLLVRSFSSGGQGPVIAAVLSVFAGIDVPIVFMSIRWWRTQHPAPVLTGEGSLDPSMWPAFLWNMVAWFFWGCTLIWARYAIVRREQQIAERAAMEALEA
- a CDS encoding beta-propeller fold lactonase family protein is translated as MKVSRSIALASLPLLLLAAGCRRMRFPQLADNYREYAYVANNAAGTVTVLDLVNFRADRTLQVGASPSAIAVNPARNEVYVTNSGSSTVTAINADNNSIAATIGVQRGPTGIEVDPTGKRAYVTNADSNSVSVIDLTTHRSIATVAAGIQPATVRVSPDNRSLLVANRGAGSVSVYAIGEDNPLQLRSTYGKCIGASDIAILGDSSKAFITCPGNDEVLAVSLSSAPGSWEARQDPASMQDHLLARLRVGKQPGHIALKPDSGEIFVSNYGSDSISEISTYTNEVGATYLIGTQPTHGMVGADNSSLWVAANGSDSVSLYSIDDGRMSNSIHTGPGPDAMAMSPGQPVLLVADSRGADVAVIRTRASRGPELFTMLPAGPHPVAIAIKAYKAH
- a CDS encoding TetR/AcrR family transcriptional regulator, whose translation is MVAARRVFARDGFEVARLQDIAQEAGKTRGALYDHFADKEDLFFALIEENVEADGEFYRTRLTPESSREERVAALVDHMEAMLCDRKRVMLYLEFKMYAIRHPHKQQRLAELHEALCVKGMDSKLQLVPELFEPNSQRRRAVIAAFGAVLDGLALNLYFDPGALSPEEVRKRIEQIVRERVA
- a CDS encoding efflux RND transporter periplasmic adaptor subunit, with the protein product MTMPAVRRVNQRTPLAQTVSRAAFLFAGAGIVLLATGCESKHAPQQPMGALPVSVVTVQPSDVALNNQWVGTLDGFVNAQIQPQVTGYLIRQNYREGSVVSKGQVLFEIDPRTFQAAVDQAKGQVAQAEAALGQAKSALKLAEINVTRDTPLAEQKAIAQSQLDQEVQTMAQADANVKAAQAQIATAHATEETAQINLGFTKVRSLISGVAGQAVTQIGNLVSPQTALTSVSQLDPIKVYFSLSDSEYLALIGRTGSNDSDLLKSAANVPLTLTLANGDTYAHKGKIAFIDRQMNQQTGAIRIAAVFPNPNNVLRPGQFGRVSATTQLRNNTITVPQTAVTDVQGMKQVFIVDTGNKAHAVTVQLGSESGTNWIVNSGLAPGSRVIVDNLQKLSEGAPVAPHALAPASATPAEAR